A stretch of DNA from Tribolium castaneum strain GA2 chromosome 7, icTriCast1.1, whole genome shotgun sequence:
attttctcctagctcttttagtttggccgtaatcggcgtttgaaaattgaaaatttttttgcgagatatcgccttgagtctcatgccattttgtagagttttttatttcggttgtcctccatttttctgtttctcgatacctctaatagtttcgccgtaattggcgtttgaatattgaaaaaaagtgaaaatcgaaacctttttttgcgtttttctcagaaactgtaagacttagagcaacgaacaaaaaaacatctgatagcgcttaattttagctattttttcgaccaaacccggagccgctccgggcaacggttccggctacagaggcgatcaaagtttttcactaaaaaaattcattaaaaaaaaactaaaagtcgtagagcaatgcggtttgttcggttgaattctacggctcattttacataatatatcaatttttcacaagaattaaaaattttaaaatttttgcctaaatttagggtagccatttgtcatagtgaaaaattttattcattaaaaaaattcataactcgaaaactaaaagttgtagagcaatgcggtttgttccattgaattcagccgctcattttctgtattataccaacttttcacgagatttaaaattttcaatttttttgctaaaatttcctgagtaataccttcaaagaggtgaaaaaaattttttttttaaactcaccccagtaaatttttatggacttctacatgtcttaacaacccacaaaagttgttaaaagtccacaaaaagtccatatgtttgattttttgatgtttgaatttttcaattttcgacgcaatttttgtcgattttcgaTACCCGAatcatttgttgagcaataactccggaactatcagagataaccccatgaagtgtattatcgttttAAAGCTCTTTagattatctatctttttcaaaaaagatcattgttctccgactaatagttttcgagaaaattgcaaataaatgcaaaaattggtaaaatttaaaaaaattcataactaaaaaactattgggaatttggcaattttctcgatgccaatcgattccccggatcatttggCATAGGTTTGGATGACaatagttctactttttcaaatagtttagccgtaattgagcaaataaaaaaattaaaaaaagttaacactggcgtttttctcaaaatatcggatatctaaaggtgaGGTCcttgatagttccgttaatagCGCCAGAAAACGCACTTGTTCCGTTACtgtcaaagtttttcaaaaaaatgcaagaaaaatgttatgaAGAAAACTCAAtagttcactaattacttggaaaaaatgcaaaaaagttgAGCTTTGTATTCTTAACTTTCAAATTCACGTCATAAATTAAATAGTTTgtggaaaataaattaatcgtAGCCTCCTCCAAAGCAGCAAACTTCAGGAAAATCAGTTCGTTTATTCTGCGTTCTTCTAATCTATTTTTGTAGTTATTAGACGGAAGCTTATTACTTACattcaaagattttattttctcattagTCCTGCCTGCGTTCCAGTTGCGCTTGTATTAATGTCTTCAGGTAATAAAACATTCTTctttaataaatgtaattttgttgTGTTAATTAAGGCACTGCCAGCAGGTTTGAAGagattatttcgaaaacactGGATAATTGATTGTAATCCTTACATTTactaatttgatttttgaagCACACAAAGATCGAAACAAGACGAGAAAACAACCGAAAAAGTCGCTATGTAACTAACATTAAGGATGGAATACCTACAAAATTTTTCTCGTTCTCTGCTAGAACCTGACTTGAGATTGTAGCAGAAATGATTGGCTAGCGAATGTTTTGCGTATAATCTGACTGATTGTATGTAGTAAACATCAGCCATTAGTGGAAATGATTGGCTTTAAACAGAATATTGAAATCTGAACTAAACACAATACTGCTCTCTAGTTCgagcaaataactaattaaatcCGATTTACTCGTATATTTATATCAGTCTGGAATCGAGCACTGTATCAGATATTCAACGTAGTGTTGGCTTGCTCAAAGAACTCAATACGCCCACCCACGGTCTGTTATTTTAGTTGTAATCtacttaaaagtttttatccGAAGATTTTTTGATGGagtaaaattggtggatgcgccgggcaaatttttttaaaaccccTATGTTGCAATGTTTgtctgaatttatttattattgaatgttttattttactataaataataaaatacccGAGCTTctggcaaaaataataatgtcaaTGAAGGAGTTACTCGCactttcaataaatgaaatcTTGTCGCAATTTACTCAGCTATtcaatattttgcattttctctTGGAATTTTCTAGTAAACGCCAGACAACTTCAGATCGtttcattcatttaatttaattatctttATATTTGTTGAGTCTTATTTATACTAATTGAAAAGAAAGTAaggattttaataaaatgttctaCAATTACTTTCTGTCAATGATTTACTCGCAAATGCAATTGTGAAGACTACTTATTTCTAATTATAATTGCTTATacaacaaatttacaaaaacaacaaatatttgGATAAATTGGCAATAAAAACcctgttattttattttgtgtaacaaTATTGAAATGCTTATGAAtcataacaaaaacaaaaaccaaattttatcatggaataaataaataattcatccAAATCCAATATgatttaaaaacgtaattctATGGATAAGCTCAcaagtatttaattaataaaaaattatttttgtctgtTATTTTCAATTCCTTGGTAAAATTTCTGTGGAGTTATTGGTACGTAAGACAAGTTATCGTGAATCCTTGATAAAGtttcgtaattaattttatctcgaaattaactttttgggttattattaataatttattctcattattttgttaaataatgcTTTTGGAAGTTTTGCTTGTgctctaaatttttaattatcttcACTGTACAGCTTAGAAATCTATAAGTATTAGCTGTACCACAACACCTTAAATTAATTcctttgaatatttttcttgtgaaaaatatgaaaatattaaattgtttgtttaCCACATTTGTAAAGTAAACTTCTGAcagtttttattcattttcaaaaatgtttatttaatttttattgtttgttattttgttctccttttgtttaattttttttgtcaacttTTTTTCTGGTAACTTTTTTCGTAGGTTTCTTGTAtgattttcttgaaaattttttttgtcctttttgggaagttttttcttaaagaataaatttttatatcactattttttcaaacaactatttttttcttacgtATCTTCGTGctatttcttcaatttttgctTTCCAACAGataatattttccaaaaaatattaaacattaTATGTGGGAAATTCATAAATACAACCACAAACACCTAAAAGCCAAAGTCACTTTTTTACAACTGTTGAAATGGTTTTCCATTCGTTGGCAATTTCCagtttataaaagctttttatcaattcattattttttggtgtaaaatttcaaataaaattttttagtgttttaaaataaaaccgctaaataaaaactgcaattttgacaaaataggcattaaaaaccaaatgattttttgatggGAATAAATAATAGAGTCTTAAatcttcaataaaaaaattctctatAAAAGGACAGCTTGCCTTCACTTCACCCAATATTTGGGAACAATGAGAGTCgccctaactcttttagttctGTGTGTGTGTGCCTTTGCTAGTCCATTATTggtaagattttaattttttacgttttttttatacagttGATATTTCTAGGATGAAAATGTTGAACAAAAAAGTAAGGTAAAAGGTCTCCTTAGGGTGAGTTGTATGAGttattttgcattaaattcAATTCTTTTGCTCCAACAGAACCGAAGAGATGCAGAAAAACCAccaaaaactgacaaaaaaatGGTGAgttcaaaattattcaaccaaaaaaaaatttattttttattcctttAATTATTGTAGCTGGCTGTGGACAAAAAATCTGATAAAACTGGTGGAAAAAATGCTGCTAAATCTACGGTaaacaccaaaaataaaataaagatcaaatggttatttatttttagggaAGCAAAATTGATCCAAAGACTGGTGCTGTAGGTAAACGTGAGtattattaaagtttatgagcaaaataattcaagtgTATTTTTTCAGGGAAGTTAAACGTTAAGTAAGTGACaattaaaggaaaaaaaaatataatttttttgacgaaaaaatTATAGGAACAAACAGGACATGAATATCCTTGTTAACGTAATCGTCCCGTAAGTGAagagtttgattttttctgttGTAATTTGTTTCATTGTAGAGCTCGTCAGACGGTAGCTATAAATGGGTAAGAGATGGACGAACTAATACCTAAAATTTTATGCGATTTTATGTAATAACAACTTTTAAAATGTATTACAATTACAGGCAAGGTCCAGCGAAAATGAACGCTACACAAGAGTAAGATTTCTCGATGAgagttttcgaaattaaaactatgttgtaatatttaatttcagCATCAAAGCCATAGCTGACGTAACAACCAACgggtaaaaatttaatttttaggatTAAGTACGAGtagtgtattgtttttttgtgataCATTTCAAAAGCGTATTTaatctaaataataaaatatttaaagatttatttattattattctgtTTCAGAGATGGATCGAATCAGAATCGACCAGGGTAAGGATAgatgtaaaaaaactaaacccttttttataatttattttagagGAAGGCCATGTCCGGATAAACCGtggtaaaaatataaataatttaagcaaactttcttataatttatttcagtgGAGGATCAAAACCGAATCAACCCTGGAATCCAAATCAGCCAACTAACCCCAGTCATCCAGGGTAaggttataaataaatataaatataaataatataaatataaatataaatataaatataaatataaatataaatataaatataaatataaatataaatataaatataaatataaatataaatataaatctaaatataaatataaatataaatataaatataaatataaatataaatataaatataaatatgaatataaaatttataatttcttataatttattttagtggAGGATCACATCCAAGTCACCCAGggtaagaaaataaataattttagcattttttatataatatatCAGAGGGGGTTCAAATCCGGATCACCCAAGTGATTCCAATCATCCAgggtaaaaatataaatatagttcAAACatctttttacaatttattttagagGAGGATCAAATCCGAATCAACCCTGGAATCCGACTCACCCAAGTGATCCGAATCATCCAGGGtaaggaaataaataatttgtactTTTCTTATAATTGATTTTAGAGGTGGATCGCATCCGAATCAGCCCTGGAATCCGAATCAACCAAGTGATCCGAATCACCCAAGTGATCCGAATCATCCGGGGTaagaaaatatataatttaaacttttcttATAATTGATTTTAGAGGTGGATCGAATCCGAATCAGCCCTGGAATCCGAATCAACCAAGTGATCCAAATCACCCAAGTGATCCGAATCATCCGGGGTAagaaaatacataatttgtaCTTTTCTTATAATTGATTTTAGAGGTGGATCGAATCCGAATCAGCCCTGGAATCCGAAGCAACCAAGTGATCCGAATCACCCAAGTGATCCGAATCATCCGGGGTaagaaaatatataatttaaacttttcttATAATTGATTTCAGGGGTGGATCGAATCCGAATCAGCCCTGGAATCCGAATCAACCAAGTGATCCAAATCATCCAGGGtaaggaaataaataatttgaacttTTCTGATAACTGATTTCAGAGGTGGATCAAATCCGAATCAACCCTGGAATCCAAATCAGCCAACTAATCCCGCTAAACCAgggtaaaaatataaataatttaaacctttcttataatttatttcagagGATCAAATCCGAATCAACCGTGGAATCCGAATCAGCCAACTAATCCCGCTAAACCagggtaaaaaatataaataatttaaacgtttcttatatttttttttagaggATCAAATCCGAATCAACCCTGGAATCCAAATCAGCCAACTAATCCCACTAAACCagggtaaaaaatataaataatttaaacctttcttataatttatttcagagGATCAAATCCGAATCAACCGTGGAATCCGAATCAGCCAACTAATCCCACTAAACCagggtaaaaaatataaataatttaaatgtttcttatattttttttagaggATCAAATCCGAATCAACCGTGGAATCCGAATCAGCCAACTAATCCCACTAAACCagggtaaaaaatataaataatttaaatgtttcttatattttttttagaggATCAAATCCGAATCAACCGTGGAATCCGAATCAGCCAACTAATCCCACTAAACCagggtaaaaaatataaataatttaaatgtttcttataattttttttagaggATCAAATCCGAATCAACCGTGGAATCCGAATCAGCCAACTAATCCCACTAAACCagggtaaaaaatataaataatttaaatgtttcttataatttttttcagaggaTCAAATCCGAATCAACCCTGGAATCCGAATCAGCCAgggtaaaaatataaataatgtaaatcgtttttataatttttttcagaggaTCAAATCCAAATCAACCGTGGAATCCGAATCAACCAGGgtaagaataaaaaactttaatatttttataagtgatttttttatttcagaaatTGTAAGACACTCATAAATGGAAAAATGTATGAATTTggcaaataatttcaaattttattaaacgctTTCGATTTTAGAGTCTGCACACCAGTCGGTGGAAGTGGAGATGATGACGAACCAAGAGATAAGTATAAATTTaacggaaatttttaaacaacttacttattatttatttcaggaACTGTCGAACTCTTATAAATGGAAAAAGGTAAAACGCTGATAAATCAAAACCAGTTTTTACACGAATTGATTTCAGAATCTGTGACCATGGGCCTTccaataaaagtaaaacacatttttgggTGTTGTAACATACATATGCCTTTTTTTCAGAGAAAAAGAAGTGCAGGAGGAAACCACGAAAACATTTGTCTTATTAAAACGTGTTAAGAGCGCCAgcattcaaataaaatgtgtaaaaaataaataaatttttacccGAATTTTACGCAATTTCATTACTTTCCCACCTGTTGTCCCagaaatataacaaaaaatacaaaactatgaaaaaacgaaaaattgagCAATTTTCGAATTATACAAACACTGATTAtgtgattttttccaaaatgttattttttcgttatttGCACTAAAACCGTTTTAATGTTATAAAATTTGAGacattgtttaattaaaaaaaaaacgcacgTGGCctgagaataaaattttattggctGTTTTTGGAtagatttgtatttttcatttcaaatttgttttttgatcaCTTATTTAAACACTACTACGATTGAGACAATGAAACATAAACACCTCTATTTGTGATAAAATCCcttatttattactaattagtctttacattttttttactatttattttaaacactcACATGAATGAGACAATGAAACATAAACAACTTTATTGCTAATTTGCCAAAAAGTGGCatacaaattttttctacgaccccattatttttatcattttcattcaagtgtatcaatttttatgatgtaattacacaaaaatcaggcaataaaaaatataattaattttttgacgcGTATAAAAGGGGCTCATAGTTAAGACTAGAAGTTAGTTGTAACAATGAAGACAGTTACTTTCTTTGTTTTAGTCTTAGGTGTTTGTGCCCTTGCATTTTCggtaagtaaatttttttataaatttcttaAACAATTTTCCCGGTTAGAATGAAAACAAGGAATTGGACGATGTGGAAGAAGTCGATGTGCACTCTAGGGTAAGTCCAGTTATTGAAAtacgattaaattttaacaatttttaacgatAGGACCGGAGAGAAGTTCGTGATGAAGTAgaagtaagcaaaaaaaaattaaaaaaacgaacctaataattattttcaggaAGCGTTCAGTTTTCAGGAGGAGAAGAAGAACTTGGGCTTGAGAGTAAATTAAgtctaattaaaataatataaataataatttttttcattccaGATTCGGAGAGATGTTGCCGGTGTCGTAAGtagtattttttgctaaaatttcctgagtaatacacttactttcgagaaagtgcaatttttttttttaaactcgttctatcatagtttTAGGGACTTATATAAGCTTTTACGcccctctagagttgttaaaagtccacaaaaagtccatttgATCGATATtttaagtttgatttttccaatttttgtcgcgattttgggcgattttcggtacccggaacatttctcgagcaataactccggaactattagagataaccttatgaagtttattatcgttgaaaagctctttaaattatctatttttttcaaaaaaatttattgttctccgactaatagttttcgagcaaattggagacaaatgcaaaatttggtgaaattttaaaaaattcataactaaaaaactattgggaatttggcaattttctcgatgccaatcctTGGATCACTTTGTATCGGTATAGATAAAAATagttccattttttcaaatagtttagccgtaattgagtaaataaaaaaacttaacagtcaaaaattgaaaaaaagtgaaaatggaaaacttttttgcgtttttctcgaaaactgtaagacttagagcaacgaacaaaaatctatctgatagcgcttatttttatctattttttcgtgcaaacccggagccgctccgagcaacggttccggctacagaggcgatcaaagtttttcactaaaaaaattcataaaaaaaaactaaaagtcgtagagcaatgcggtttgttcgattgaattctacagctcattttacataatatatcaatttttcacaagaattaaaaatttaaaattttttgcctaaatttagcaTAGCGGTATTTATGGtgaacagttttattcaacaaaaaaaatcataactcgaaaactaaaagtcgtagagcaatgcggtttgttccattgaattcagcggctcattttccgtattataccagcttttcacgagatttaaaattttcaatttttttgctaaaatttcctgagaaatacacttcaaagaggtgaaaaaatttattttttttaaactcactccagtaaatttttatggacttctatatgtcttaacaacccacaaaagttgttaaaagtccacaaaaagtccacatgtacaattttttgatgtttgattttttcaatttttgtcgcgattttggtcgatttccggtacccggaacatttctcgagcaatagcttcggaactattagagataaccccatgaagtgtattatcgttggaaagctctttgaattatctattgttttcaaaaaaaaaatattgttctccgactaatagttttcgagcaaattggagacaaatgcaaaatttggtaagattttaaaaaattcataactagaaaactattgggaatttgtcaattttcttgatgccaatcgattccccggatcattttgcataggtatgaatcaaaatagttccactttttagaatagtttagccagaaatgagaaaataaaaaaaattaaaaaaagttaacacttTAATTTGTTGGTGCTTTTTAACTCATCGCCTTTACAGTTTAATGCAGGTCCTAAACATGTGGGAGAAAATCGATACGAGAGTGAAACAAATTATGGTAATGCTCGTCCAAGACCCTTACGACGTAAGCCAAAAAACGACCACAGAGGGAGAAAAGTAAGTACTTGTGCTAAAGGCTTCTTGAAAAAcattacaattttcaattgtGTTTTCAGAATCGAAAATATGGAAAACACCGTCATCATAAAGGGAGACACCCTCCAGTAAACCACAGATCCTCCGGAAAACCACTAAATACAGAAATCGAGAGTTCGGTGTACAACAGCGCTCACAAAACACCAACAA
This window harbors:
- the LOC659072 gene encoding sporozoite surface protein 2 isoform X1 produces the protein MRVALTLLVLCVCAFASPLLDENVEQKSKVKGLLRNRRDAEKPPKTDKKMLAVDKKSDKTGGKNAAKSTGSKIDPKTGAVGKRKLNVKNKQDMNILVNVIVPARQTVAINGQGPAKMNATQDIKAIADVTTNGDGSNQNRPGGRPCPDKPCGGSKPNQPWNPNQPTNPSHPGGGSHPSHPGGGSNPDHPSDSNHPGGGSNPNQPWNPTHPSDPNHPGGGSHPNQPWNPNQPSDPNHPSDPNHPGGGSNPNQPWNPNQPSDPNHPSDPNHPGGGSNPNQPWNPKQPSDPNHPSDPNHPGGGSNPNQPWNPNQPSDPNHPGGGSNPNQPWNPNQPTNPAKPGGSNPNQPWNPNQPTNPAKPGGSNPNQPWNPNQPTNPTKPGGSNPNQPWNPNQPTNPTKPGGSNPNQPWNPNQPTNPTKPGGSNPNQPWNPNQPTNPTKPGGSNPNQPWNPNQPTNPTKPGGSNPNQPWNPNQPGGSNPNQPWNPNQPGNCKTLINGKIVCTPVGGSGDDDEPRDKNCRTLINGKRICDHGPSNKKKKKCRRKPRKHLSY
- the LOC659072 gene encoding sporozoite surface protein 2 isoform X28: MRVALTLLVLCVCAFASPLLDENVEQKSKVKGLLRNRRDAEKPPKTDKKMLAVDKKSDKTGGKNAAKSTGSKIDPKTGAVGKRKLNVKNKQDMNILVNVIVPARQTVAINGQGPAKMNATQDIKAIADVTTNGDGSNQNRPGGRPCPDKPCGGSKPNQPWNPNQPTNPSHPGGGSNPNQPWNPTHPSDPNHPGGGSNPNQPWNPKQPSDPNHPSDPNHPGGGSNPNQPWNPNQPSDPNHPGGGSNPNQPWNPNQPTNPAKPGGSNPNQPWNPNQPTNPAKPGGSNPNQPWNPNQPTNPTKPGGSNPNQPWNPNQPTNPTKPGGSNPNQPWNPNQPTNPTKPGGSNPNQPWNPNQPTNPTKPGGSNPNQPWNPNQPTNPTKPGGSNPNQPWNPNQPGGSNPNQPWNPNQPGNCKTLINGKIVCTPVGGSGDDDEPRDKNCRTLINGKRICDHGPSNKKKKKCRRKPRKHLSY
- the LOC659072 gene encoding sporozoite surface protein 2 isoform X7, with product MRVALTLLVLCVCAFASPLLDENVEQKSKVKGLLRNRRDAEKPPKTDKKMLAVDKKSDKTGGKNAAKSTGSKIDPKTGAVGKRKLNVKNKQDMNILVNVIVPARQTVAINGQGPAKMNATQDIKAIADVTTNGDGSNQNRPGGRPCPDKPGGSKPNQPWNPNQPTNPSHPGGGSHPSHPGGGSNPNQPWNPTHPSDPNHPGGGSHPNQPWNPNQPSDPNHPSDPNHPGGGSNPNQPWNPNQPSDPNHPSDPNHPGGGSNPNQPWNPKQPSDPNHPSDPNHPGGGSNPNQPWNPNQPSDPNHPGGGSNPNQPWNPNQPTNPAKPGGSNPNQPWNPNQPTNPAKPGGSNPNQPWNPNQPTNPTKPGGSNPNQPWNPNQPTNPTKPGGSNPNQPWNPNQPTNPTKPGGSNPNQPWNPNQPTNPTKPGGSNPNQPWNPNQPTNPTKPGGSNPNQPWNPNQPGGSNPNQPWNPNQPGNCKTLINGKIVCTPVGGSGDDDEPRDKNCRTLINGKRICDHGPSNKKKKKCRRKPRKHLSY
- the LOC659072 gene encoding sporozoite surface protein 2 isoform X36: MRVALTLLVLCVCAFASPLLDENVEQKSKVKGLLRNRRDAEKPPKTDKKMLAVDKKSDKTGGKNAAKSTGSKIDPKTGAVGKRKLNVKNKQDMNILVNVIVPARQTVAINGQGPAKMNATQDIKAIADVTTNGDGSNQNRPGGRPCPDKPCGGSKPNQPWNPNQPTNPSHPGGGSHPSHPGGGSNPDHPSDSNHPGGGSNPNQPWNPTHPSDPNHPGGGSHPNQPWNPNQPSDPNHPSDPNHPGGGSNPNQPWNPNQPSDPNHPSDPNHPGGGSNPNQPWNPKQPSDPNHPSDPNHPGGGSNPNQPWNPNQPSDPNHPGGGSNPNQPWNPNQPTNPAKPGGSNPNQPWNPNQPTNPAKPGGSNPNQPWNPNQPGNCKTLINGKIVCTPVGGSGDDDEPRDKNCRTLINGKRICDHGPSNKKKKKCRRKPRKHLSY
- the LOC659072 gene encoding sporozoite surface protein 2 isoform X32; amino-acid sequence: MRVALTLLVLCVCAFASPLLDENVEQKSKVKGLLRNRRDAEKPPKTDKKMLAVDKKSDKTGGKNAAKSTGSKIDPKTGAVGKRKLNVKNKQDMNILVNVIVPARQTVAINGQGPAKMNATQDIKAIADVTTNGDGSNQNRPGGRPCPDKPCGGSKPNQPWNPNQPTNPSHPGGGSHPSHPGGGSNPDHPSDSNHPGGGSNPNQPWNPTHPSDPNHPGGGSHPNQPWNPNQPSDPNHPSDPNHPGGGSNPNQPWNPNQPSDPNHPSDPNHPGGGSNPNQPWNPKQPSDPNHPSDPNHPGGGSNPNQPWNPNQPSDPNHPGGGSNPNQPWNPNQPTNPAKPGGSNPNQPWNPNQPTNPAKPGGSNPNQPWNPNQPTNPTKPGGSNPNQPWNPNQPGNCKTLINGKIVCTPVGGSGDDDEPRDKNCRTLINGKRICDHGPSNKKKKKCRRKPRKHLSY
- the LOC659072 gene encoding sporozoite surface protein 2 isoform X19, translated to MRVALTLLVLCVCAFASPLLDENVEQKSKVKGLLRNRRDAEKPPKTDKKMLAVDKKSDKTGGKNAAKSTGSKIDPKTGAVGKRKLNVKNKQDMNILVNVIVPARQTVAINGQGPAKMNATQDIKAIADVTTNGDGSNQNRPGGRPCPDKPCGGSKPNQPWNPNQPTNPSHPGGGSNPNQPWNPTHPSDPNHPGGGSNPNQPWNPNQPSDPNHPSDPNHPGGGSNPNQPWNPKQPSDPNHPSDPNHPGGGSNPNQPWNPNQPSDPNHPGGGSNPNQPWNPNQPTNPAKPGGSNPNQPWNPNQPTNPAKPGGSNPNQPWNPNQPTNPTKPGGSNPNQPWNPNQPTNPTKPGGSNPNQPWNPNQPTNPTKPGGSNPNQPWNPNQPTNPTKPGGSNPNQPWNPNQPTNPTKPGGSNPNQPWNPNQPGGSNPNQPWNPNQPGNCKTLINGKIVCTPVGGSGDDDEPRDKNCRTLINGKRICDHGPSNKKKKKCRRKPRKHLSY
- the LOC659072 gene encoding sporozoite surface protein 2 isoform X2, with amino-acid sequence MRVALTLLVLCVCAFASPLLDENVEQKSKVKGLLRNRRDAEKPPKTDKKMLAVDKKSDKTGGKNAAKSTGSKIDPKTGAVGKRKLNVKNKQDMNILVNVIVPARQTVAINGQGPAKMNATQDIKAIADVTTNGDGSNQNRPGGRPCPDKPGGSKPNQPWNPNQPTNPSHPGGGSHPSHPGGGSNPDHPSDSNHPGGGSNPNQPWNPTHPSDPNHPGGGSHPNQPWNPNQPSDPNHPSDPNHPGGGSNPNQPWNPNQPSDPNHPSDPNHPGGGSNPNQPWNPKQPSDPNHPSDPNHPGGGSNPNQPWNPNQPSDPNHPGGGSNPNQPWNPNQPTNPAKPGGSNPNQPWNPNQPTNPAKPGGSNPNQPWNPNQPTNPTKPGGSNPNQPWNPNQPTNPTKPGGSNPNQPWNPNQPTNPTKPGGSNPNQPWNPNQPTNPTKPGGSNPNQPWNPNQPTNPTKPGGSNPNQPWNPNQPGGSNPNQPWNPNQPGNCKTLINGKIVCTPVGGSGDDDEPRDKNCRTLINGKRICDHGPSNKKKKKCRRKPRKHLSY
- the LOC659072 gene encoding sporozoite surface protein 2 isoform X29, producing the protein MRVALTLLVLCVCAFASPLLDENVEQKSKVKGLLRNRRDAEKPPKTDKKMLAVDKKSDKTGGKNAAKSTGSKIDPKTGAVGKRKLNVKNKQDMNILVNVIVPARQTVAINGQGPAKMNATQDIKAIADVTTNGDGSNQNRPGGRPCPDKPCGGSKPNQPWNPNQPTNPSHPGGGSHPSHPGGGSNPDHPSDSNHPGGGSNPNQPWNPTHPSDPNHPGGGSHPNQPWNPNQPSDPNHPSDPNHPGGGSNPNQPWNPNQPSDPNHPSDPNHPGGGSNPNQPWNPKQPSDPNHPSDPNHPGGGSNPNQPWNPNQPSDPNHPGGGSNPNQPWNPNQPTNPAKPGGSNPNQPWNPNQPTNPAKPGGSNPNQPWNPNQPTNPTKPGGSNPNQPWNPNQPGGSNPNQPWNPNQPGNCKTLINGKIVCTPVGGSGDDDEPRDKNCRTLINGKRICDHGPSNKKKKKCRRKPRKHLSY
- the LOC659072 gene encoding sporozoite surface protein 2 isoform X23 yields the protein MRVALTLLVLCVCAFASPLLDENVEQKSKVKGLLRNRRDAEKPPKTDKKMLAVDKKSDKTGGKNAAKSTGSKIDPKTGAVGKRKLNVKNKQDMNILVNVIVPARQTVAINGQGPAKMNATQDIKAIADVTTNGDGSNQNRPGGRPCPDKPCGGSKPNQPWNPNQPTNPSHPGGGSHPSHPGGGSNPDHPSDSNHPGGGSNPNQPWNPTHPSDPNHPGGGSHPNQPWNPNQPSDPNHPSDPNHPGGGSNPNQPWNPNQPSDPNHPSDPNHPGGGSNPNQPWNPKQPSDPNHPSDPNHPGGGSNPNQPWNPNQPSDPNHPGGGSNPNQPWNPNQPTNPAKPGGSNPNQPWNPNQPTNPAKPGGSNPNQPWNPNQPTNPTKPGGSNPNQPWNPNQPTNPTKPGGSNPNQPWNPNQPGGSNPNQPWNPNQPGNCKTLINGKIVCTPVGGSGDDDEPRDKNCRTLINGKRICDHGPSNKKKKKCRRKPRKHLSY
- the LOC659072 gene encoding sporozoite surface protein 2 isoform X34: MRVALTLLVLCVCAFASPLLDENVEQKSKVKGLLRNRRDAEKPPKTDKKMLAVDKKSDKTGGKNAAKSTGSKIDPKTGAVGKRKLNVKNKQDMNILVNVIVPARQTVAINGQGPAKMNATQDIKAIADVTTNGDGSNQNRPGGRPCPDKPCGGSKPNQPWNPNQPTNPSHPGGGSHPSHPGGGSNPDHPSDSNHPGGGSNPNQPWNPTHPSDPNHPGGGSHPNQPWNPNQPSDPNHPSDPNHPGGGSNPNQPWNPNQPSDPNHPSDPNHPGGGSNPNQPWNPKQPSDPNHPSDPNHPGGGSNPNQPWNPNQPSDPNHPGGGSNPNQPWNPNQPTNPAKPGGSNPNQPWNPNQPTNPAKPGGSNPNQPWNPNQPGGSNPNQPWNPNQPGNCKTLINGKIVCTPVGGSGDDDEPRDKNCRTLINGKRICDHGPSNKKKKKCRRKPRKHLSY